One Avibacterium avium genomic window carries:
- a CDS encoding alpha/beta fold hydrolase: MNLPHREPHFCRFALQQLMPFVDQFPIQYLTGKQGCQIAYRHFLHAESSPSALRKLMILVNGRAENMLKWSELAYDFYQWGYDVLLFDHRGQGYSQRLLADKDKGYIDEFRFYCEDMDAVIKQITQHSDYSQQYLLAHSLGSLISAYYLANYDHHIQSAVLSSPFFGLPTKHLLRDELIINLMMLFGQGQRYVFGKSAYKPANLDQNELSFCKTRMKWMNRINRYFPELSLGGPTFRWVHLCLTAIKGLEKILSRIEIPVLVLQAGKEKIVENAQLEKLVACLPKGQLITVENAKHEILFERDKIRAEALSAVQAFISNNGTTARQTA, from the coding sequence ATGAATTTACCGCACCGAGAACCCCATTTTTGCCGCTTTGCATTGCAGCAATTAATGCCCTTTGTGGATCAATTTCCTATCCAATATTTAACGGGTAAACAGGGTTGCCAAATTGCCTATCGCCATTTTTTGCACGCGGAAAGCTCGCCAAGTGCGTTACGAAAATTGATGATTTTAGTTAATGGACGGGCGGAGAATATGCTGAAATGGTCGGAATTGGCTTATGATTTTTATCAATGGGGTTATGATGTGCTGCTTTTCGATCACCGTGGGCAGGGCTATTCGCAGCGTCTATTGGCGGATAAAGACAAAGGCTACATTGATGAATTTCGCTTTTACTGCGAGGATATGGACGCGGTCATCAAGCAGATCACTCAGCATTCTGATTATTCGCAACAATATCTGCTGGCTCATTCTTTAGGCTCACTGATTTCGGCTTATTATTTAGCGAACTATGATCATCATATTCAAAGTGCGGTGCTTTCTTCGCCATTTTTTGGCTTGCCAACTAAGCATTTATTGCGCGATGAACTGATTATTAATTTGATGATGTTATTTGGGCAAGGGCAACGCTATGTGTTTGGCAAGAGCGCCTATAAACCCGCCAATCTCGATCAAAATGAACTCAGTTTTTGCAAAACCAGAATGAAATGGATGAACCGTATTAATCGTTATTTTCCTGAATTAAGCCTTGGTGGGCCAACGTTCCGCTGGGTGCATTTGTGTTTAACCGCAATTAAAGGGCTGGAAAAAATTTTGTCGCGCATTGAAATTCCTGTTTTGGTTTTGCAAGCTGGCAAAGAAAAGATCGTAGAAAATGCACAGTTGGAAAAATTGGTTGCCTGCTTGCCAAAAGGGCAACTCATCACGGTGGAAAATGCCAAGCACGAGATTTTATTTGAACGGGATAAAATTCGCGCCGAAGCCTTAAGCGCGGTGCAAGCCTTTATTTCCAATAACGGTACAACAGCACGCCAAACAGCGTAA
- a CDS encoding Cof-type HAD-IIB family hydrolase: MQNRPFRAVVSDLDGTLLNGDHVIGDFTIETLEKLAQEKIDIILATGRKYEDVAHIVGKVKLDNAVLITSNGARAHNLQGELLLSNSLPEDIALEIMQTPYDEKNVFVNSYQDEGWFISLDLPELAKYHQDSGFSYQVADFQYHHGRGTEKVFFIGRTPADLAPIEAHLKARFGDAIYITYSTPQCLEIMNKNVSKATALAQVVQGCEYGLSACIAFGDGMNDIEMLSEVGKGCIMGNADPRLKQACPQLEQIGLNRHEAVASYLRATFGLY; encoded by the coding sequence ATGCAAAATCGACCATTTCGTGCTGTGGTTTCAGATTTAGACGGCACATTGCTCAATGGGGATCACGTTATCGGTGATTTTACTATTGAAACCCTTGAAAAATTAGCGCAAGAAAAGATTGATATTATTCTCGCCACGGGGCGAAAGTATGAAGATGTGGCGCATATTGTCGGCAAGGTGAAGCTGGATAATGCGGTGCTTATCACGTCAAATGGTGCAAGGGCGCATAATCTGCAAGGTGAATTGTTATTAAGCAACAGTCTGCCTGAGGACATTGCCCTTGAAATAATGCAAACCCCGTACGATGAAAAAAATGTTTTCGTCAATAGCTATCAAGATGAAGGCTGGTTTATTAGTTTAGATTTGCCCGAGTTGGCGAAATATCATCAAGATTCTGGCTTTAGCTATCAGGTGGCGGATTTTCAGTACCACCACGGACGTGGCACAGAAAAAGTATTTTTTATTGGACGCACACCCGCTGATCTCGCCCCGATTGAAGCGCATTTGAAAGCGCGTTTTGGCGATGCGATTTATATCACCTATTCCACGCCGCAATGTTTAGAGATTATGAATAAAAACGTGTCAAAAGCCACCGCACTTGCCCAAGTGGTACAAGGGTGTGAATATGGTTTGAGCGCGTGCATTGCCTTTGGTGATGGTATGAATGATATAGAAATGCTCAGCGAAGTGGGTAAAGGCTGCATTATGGGTAACGCCGATCCTCGCTTAAAACAAGCCTGTCCGCAGTTAGAACAAATCGGTTTAAACCGCCACGAAGCCGTTGCCAGCTATTTGCGTGCGACCTTTGGTCTGTATTAA
- a CDS encoding N-acetylmannosamine kinase: MRCLALDIGGTKIAAALVENGVISQRQQISTPQDQSAQGMEQALKTLVTGYAGQFDAVAVASTGIINRGVLTALNPKNLGGLANFPLKACIARYTDKPIGLLNDVQAAVCAEYQAQDQSAVQNFLFITVSTGVGGGIILNGELTTGENGIAGHIGHTLADPNGPMCGCGRKGCVEAIASGRAIEAVSSQWAEPCSPKEVFERFRKNDEKATALVQRSAQAIANLIADMVISLDIQKVVLGGSVGLAQGYLPLVQQYLQTMPAFYQCPVEAAQSGADAGLLGAAYWLEQQVAKQ, translated from the coding sequence ATGCGTTGTTTAGCATTAGATATTGGTGGCACAAAAATTGCCGCTGCATTGGTGGAAAATGGCGTGATTTCACAACGCCAGCAAATTAGCACCCCGCAAGATCAGTCTGCACAAGGAATGGAGCAGGCGTTAAAAACCTTAGTTACAGGCTATGCAGGGCAGTTTGATGCGGTGGCCGTGGCGTCCACAGGGATTATTAATCGTGGCGTGCTAACCGCATTAAATCCGAAAAATTTGGGCGGCCTTGCCAATTTTCCACTGAAAGCGTGTATTGCACGTTACACCGATAAGCCCATTGGCTTACTCAATGATGTGCAAGCTGCGGTCTGTGCGGAATATCAAGCACAAGATCAAAGTGCGGTGCAAAATTTCTTATTTATTACCGTATCCACAGGTGTGGGTGGTGGGATCATTTTAAATGGCGAATTAACCACCGGCGAGAACGGCATTGCTGGGCATATTGGCCATACCCTTGCTGATCCCAACGGGCCAATGTGTGGTTGTGGGCGTAAAGGTTGTGTGGAAGCCATTGCATCAGGACGAGCCATTGAAGCGGTGTCTTCACAATGGGCAGAACCTTGTTCACCAAAAGAAGTGTTTGAACGCTTTAGAAAAAATGACGAAAAAGCCACCGCACTTGTGCAACGTTCCGCGCAAGCTATTGCCAATTTAATTGCTGATATGGTGATTAGCCTAGATATTCAAAAAGTGGTGCTAGGCGGCAGCGTGGGCTTGGCGCAAGGTTATTTGCCTTTAGTACAACAATATTTACAGACAATGCCAGCGTTTTATCAATGCCCTGTTGAAGCGGCTCAATCTGGCGCTGATGCGGGCTTATTAGGTGCGGCTTATTGGCTAGAACAACAAGTAGCAAAACAATAA
- a CDS encoding MurR/RpiR family transcriptional regulator, with protein MVATTGNILDTIGALYNSLTKTEKKIATTILSSPHLLGQFSLAEIAQQFDVGEATFIRFCRTLGFKGFTDFKLQLSIELATKEKQPNSLLDSDISKSDDPQSIAEKLHNSINNVIKETINLLDVKQLEQVVVAMRQAKRVFLFGVGSSGITAEDTKHKLMRIGLQVDASSNNHFMYMQASLMNEGDVVIGISHSGYSKETIQALNVAKKNGATTVALTHNLRSPITQVADYVLINGHRQGQLQGDSIGTKIAQLFVLDLIYALIVQAEENNATEMKQKTVNVILEQRIK; from the coding sequence ATGGTAGCAACAACAGGCAATATTTTAGATACCATTGGGGCGTTGTATAACAGCTTAACGAAAACGGAGAAAAAAATTGCCACCACAATTTTGTCTTCGCCCCATTTACTGGGCCAATTTTCTTTGGCGGAGATTGCGCAGCAATTCGATGTCGGGGAAGCGACTTTTATTCGTTTCTGCCGCACCCTTGGTTTCAAAGGTTTTACCGATTTTAAATTACAGCTTTCCATTGAGCTTGCCACCAAAGAAAAACAGCCAAATTCTTTGCTAGATAGCGATATTAGTAAATCGGACGATCCGCAAAGTATCGCAGAAAAATTGCATAATTCCATTAATAATGTGATTAAAGAAACCATTAATTTACTTGATGTAAAACAGCTTGAACAAGTGGTGGTGGCAATGCGTCAGGCAAAACGCGTGTTTCTTTTTGGCGTGGGCTCATCAGGCATCACCGCAGAAGATACAAAACACAAATTAATGCGAATTGGTTTGCAGGTAGATGCAAGTAGCAACAATCATTTTATGTATATGCAAGCGTCATTAATGAATGAGGGCGATGTGGTAATTGGCATTAGCCATTCAGGCTATTCCAAAGAAACTATTCAGGCATTAAATGTTGCGAAGAAAAATGGCGCAACAACGGTGGCATTAACCCATAATTTACGTTCACCCATTACACAGGTTGCTGACTATGTGCTGATTAACGGACATAGACAAGGGCAACTACAAGGCGATTCTATCGGAACGAAAATTGCACAGCTTTTTGTCTTGGATTTAATCTATGCCTTGATTGTGCAAGCGGAAGAAAATAATGCAACGGAAATGAAACAAAAAACCGTAAACGTGATTTTAGAACAACGGATCAAATAA
- a CDS encoding Tex family protein, producing MLNQQISQIIAAELAVRPQQILAAIQLLDEGNTIPFIARYRKEVTGGLDDTQLRHFETRLIYLRELEDRRQTILKSIEEQGKLTEELRDQIQQTQSKTELEDLYLPYKPKRRTKGQIAIEAGLEPLAESLWNDPSQDPESAANAYIDAEKGFADSKAVLDGARYILMERFAEDAQLLAKVRQYLQQSAVLISKVLEGKEQEGEKFQDYFDHQELWHNVPSHRALAMFRGRNEGILQLSLNADPEQEEGARQSYCEEIIRQHLGVHFNQQPADKWREQVISWTWRIKISLHLETELMSQLREKAEEEAINVFARNLTALLMAAPAGAKNTMGLDPGLRTGVKVAVVDNTGKLLATDTIYPHTGQAAAAMASLYQLIERHNVELIAIGNGTASRETERFAKDVLKQISGQKPQTVVVSEAGASVYSASELAAQEFPQLDVSLRGAVSIARRLQDPLAELVKIEPKAIGVGQYQHDVNQTQLARKLDAVVEDCVNAVGVDLNTASVPLLARVAGMTKTLAQNIVQFRDENGRFENREELKKVSRLGPKAFEQCAGFMRISAGQNPLDASGVHPETYPVVEKILQATQQSIQDLMGNASAIRQLDPKQFIDEQFGLPTVQDIFKELEKPGRDPRGEFKTATFMDGVEEISDLKAGMILEGTVTNVTNFGAFVDIGVHQDGLVHISSLSNKFVEDPHDVVKTGDIVKVKVLEVDVARKRIALTMRLDEQPVDKSQNGEKNHRTLTAKNQRNAQAQRKPQNNSAMGNAFADALKNWKK from the coding sequence ATGCTAAATCAACAAATTTCCCAAATTATTGCCGCAGAGCTTGCGGTGCGTCCGCAGCAGATTTTAGCTGCCATTCAATTATTGGACGAAGGCAACACCATTCCTTTTATTGCGCGTTATCGTAAAGAAGTAACGGGCGGCTTAGATGACACCCAATTACGCCATTTTGAAACCCGCTTAATTTATTTGCGCGAGTTAGAAGATCGCCGTCAAACCATTTTGAAATCCATTGAAGAACAGGGCAAATTGACGGAGGAATTACGCGACCAAATCCAACAAACCCAAAGCAAAACTGAGCTGGAAGATTTGTATTTGCCGTACAAACCGAAACGCCGTACTAAAGGGCAAATAGCCATTGAAGCAGGGCTTGAGCCGTTGGCAGAAAGCCTTTGGAATGATCCAAGCCAAGATCCTGAAAGCGCAGCAAACGCTTATATTGATGCAGAAAAAGGCTTTGCTGATAGCAAAGCGGTACTAGACGGCGCGCGTTATATTTTAATGGAACGCTTCGCGGAAGATGCACAATTATTGGCGAAAGTGCGTCAGTATCTACAACAAAGTGCGGTGTTAATTTCTAAAGTTTTAGAAGGTAAAGAGCAGGAAGGGGAAAAATTCCAAGATTATTTTGATCACCAAGAGCTTTGGCATAATGTGCCTTCGCACCGTGCTTTAGCAATGTTCCGTGGACGTAATGAGGGCATTTTGCAGTTGAGCTTAAATGCTGATCCAGAACAGGAAGAAGGGGCACGTCAGAGTTATTGTGAAGAAATTATTCGCCAACATTTGGGCGTGCATTTCAATCAGCAACCCGCAGACAAATGGCGTGAGCAGGTGATTAGCTGGACGTGGCGAATTAAGATTTCGCTTCATTTGGAAACGGAATTAATGAGCCAGTTGCGTGAGAAAGCGGAAGAAGAAGCCATCAATGTTTTTGCTCGAAATCTCACCGCACTTTTAATGGCAGCTCCCGCGGGAGCGAAAAACACAATGGGCTTAGACCCAGGTTTGCGTACGGGGGTAAAAGTTGCTGTTGTGGATAATACAGGGAAATTACTAGCAACGGATACTATTTACCCACATACAGGACAAGCAGCTGCGGCAATGGCGAGCCTTTATCAATTAATCGAACGCCATAATGTGGAACTGATCGCCATTGGAAATGGCACAGCATCAAGAGAAACAGAACGCTTTGCCAAAGACGTATTAAAGCAAATCTCAGGACAAAAACCACAAACCGTGGTGGTGAGCGAAGCGGGTGCTTCTGTCTATTCTGCGTCAGAATTAGCGGCACAAGAATTTCCACAGCTTGATGTATCTTTGCGTGGTGCGGTGTCGATCGCACGGCGTTTGCAAGATCCGCTCGCGGAATTAGTGAAAATTGAGCCGAAAGCTATTGGTGTGGGGCAGTATCAGCACGATGTTAATCAAACCCAATTAGCACGCAAATTGGACGCGGTGGTGGAAGATTGTGTAAACGCCGTGGGCGTGGATCTCAATACAGCTTCTGTACCGCTACTTGCTCGCGTGGCAGGAATGACTAAAACGCTCGCACAAAATATCGTGCAATTTCGCGATGAAAATGGCCGTTTTGAAAACCGTGAAGAGCTGAAAAAAGTGTCCCGTTTAGGGCCAAAAGCCTTTGAACAATGTGCGGGCTTTATGCGTATTTCTGCGGGGCAAAATCCCCTTGATGCGTCAGGCGTTCACCCTGAAACCTATCCTGTGGTGGAAAAAATCTTGCAAGCCACGCAGCAATCTATCCAAGATTTAATGGGCAACGCCAGCGCCATTCGTCAGCTCGATCCAAAACAATTTATTGATGAACAATTTGGTTTGCCAACGGTGCAGGATATTTTCAAAGAGCTAGAAAAACCAGGGCGTGATCCGCGTGGTGAATTTAAAACTGCCACCTTTATGGACGGCGTGGAAGAAATCAGTGATTTGAAAGCAGGAATGATCCTTGAAGGCACGGTAACCAACGTAACCAACTTTGGTGCATTTGTGGATATTGGCGTTCATCAGGACGGGTTGGTGCATATTTCTTCCCTTTCCAATAAATTTGTGGAAGATCCGCACGATGTGGTGAAAACAGGGGATATTGTGAAAGTCAAAGTGTTGGAAGTGGACGTAGCGCGTAAGCGTATCGCGCTGACAATGCGTTTAGACGAACAACCTGTGGATAAATCACAAAATGGCGAAAAAAATCACCGCACTTTGACGGCGAAAAATCAGCGTAACGCACAAGCGCAGCGTAAGCCACAAAATAACAGCGCAATGGGCAATGCCTTTGCCGATGCGTTGAAAAATTGGAAAAAATAA
- a CDS encoding TRAP transporter large permease subunit, which translates to MKYFNKLEEWVGGVLFLLIFMILLAQIIARQIFDSPFIWSEDLAKLLFIYVAMFGISMATRTQQHVYIDFLTNLMPEKVRKVINSFVQLIIFICIFLFIYLGFKVFLDSTFEIVSLQISEKWLYAPLPFISMLVMVRFLQAQTENYKNQLSFLPATFYIIVGIVLFSILMTHPEWFKALRISNYIKLGSNAVYVCLAVWLLIMFLGTPVGWSLFIVTILYFAMTRWNIVNSASSKLVDSLNSFPLLSVPFFILTGILMNTGGITERIFNFAKALLGHYSGGMGHVNIGASLIFSGMSGSALADAGGLGQLEIKAMRDAGYDDDICGGITAASCIIGPLVPPSIAMIIYGVIANESIAKLFVAGFIPGVLITIALMTMNYFVAKKRHYPKTQKATLQQRCAAFKSAIWAILTPILIIGGIFSGLFTPTEAAIIAASYSIIVGMFVYRELTLKMVFKSCVEAMAITGVTALMVMTVTFFGDMIAREQVAMRIADLFMAVADTPTTVLIMINLLLLFLGMFIDALALQFLVLPMLIPIAVHFGIDLVFFGVMTTLNMMVGILTPPMGMALFVVARVGNMPVSTVTKGVLPFLIPVFTTLVLITIFPQIITFIPNLLMP; encoded by the coding sequence ATGAAATATTTTAATAAATTAGAGGAATGGGTCGGTGGAGTATTATTTTTACTCATCTTTATGATTCTACTCGCCCAAATTATCGCACGCCAAATCTTTGATTCGCCGTTTATCTGGAGTGAGGATCTGGCAAAACTCTTATTTATTTATGTTGCAATGTTTGGGATCAGTATGGCAACCCGCACGCAACAACACGTTTACATTGATTTCCTCACCAATTTGATGCCTGAAAAGGTGCGTAAGGTGATCAATTCTTTTGTGCAACTCATTATTTTTATTTGTATTTTCTTGTTTATCTATTTGGGCTTTAAAGTTTTTCTTGATTCTACCTTTGAAATTGTTTCCTTGCAGATTTCAGAAAAATGGCTCTATGCGCCACTGCCTTTTATCTCAATGCTGGTGATGGTTCGCTTTCTTCAAGCGCAAACAGAAAACTACAAAAACCAACTTAGCTTTCTGCCTGCAACTTTTTACATCATCGTCGGCATTGTGCTGTTTAGTATTTTGATGACGCACCCAGAATGGTTCAAAGCCTTGCGTATCAGCAACTATATAAAACTAGGTAGCAATGCGGTTTATGTCTGTTTGGCAGTATGGTTGTTAATTATGTTTTTGGGTACGCCAGTAGGTTGGTCGCTGTTTATTGTTACCATTTTGTACTTTGCAATGACACGCTGGAATATTGTGAATTCCGCCTCTTCTAAGCTAGTAGATAGTCTAAACAGTTTCCCATTGCTTTCTGTACCATTCTTTATTTTAACGGGAATATTAATGAATACAGGGGGCATAACCGAACGGATTTTCAACTTCGCCAAAGCCTTGTTAGGGCATTATTCTGGCGGTATGGGACACGTTAATATCGGCGCAAGTTTGATTTTCTCTGGAATGTCAGGCTCAGCGCTGGCTGATGCAGGGGGCTTAGGTCAGCTTGAAATTAAAGCAATGCGTGATGCGGGCTATGATGATGATATTTGTGGTGGCATCACGGCGGCATCTTGTATCATCGGGCCACTTGTGCCACCAAGTATTGCAATGATTATTTACGGTGTAATCGCCAATGAATCTATTGCCAAACTCTTTGTGGCAGGCTTTATCCCAGGGGTGCTAATCACCATTGCGTTGATGACAATGAACTATTTCGTTGCTAAAAAACGCCATTATCCAAAAACGCAGAAAGCCACGTTACAACAACGCTGCGCCGCATTCAAAAGTGCTATTTGGGCAATTCTAACCCCAATTCTGATTATTGGTGGGATTTTCTCTGGCTTGTTTACCCCAACAGAAGCCGCCATTATCGCTGCCTCTTATTCCATAATTGTCGGAATGTTTGTGTACCGCGAACTCACGCTCAAAATGGTATTCAAAAGCTGTGTGGAAGCAATGGCAATCACAGGGGTAACCGCCCTAATGGTGATGACGGTAACCTTCTTCGGCGATATGATCGCGCGTGAGCAAGTGGCAATGCGCATTGCCGATCTCTTTATGGCAGTAGCTGATACCCCAACCACTGTGCTAATTATGATCAACTTGCTGCTCTTATTCTTAGGAATGTTTATTGATGCCCTTGCGCTACAATTCTTAGTGCTACCAATGCTAATCCCAATCGCGGTGCATTTCGGCATTGATCTGGTCTTCTTTGGCGTGATGACCACGTTAAATATGATGGTGGGCATTTTAACCCCACCAATGGGAATGGCATTATTTGTGGTAGCCCGTGTGGGAAATATGCCAGTAAGTACCGTAACCAAAGGGGTGCTACCGTTCTTGATCCCTGTGTTTACCACCTTGGTGCTTATCACCATCTTCCCACAAATTATTACCTTTATCCCAAATCTCTTAATGCCATAA
- the crcB gene encoding fluoride efflux transporter CrcB — translation MAIWQSLLIISGGAALGACTRWGLSELLNPLFSFLAFGTLIANYLGCFLIGILIALLWQYPQVSSEWRLFLITGFLGSLTTFSSFSAEVVNDFLTEKWLSALAIIVLHLGGSLLFTLFGVLLYRYWK, via the coding sequence ATGGCAATTTGGCAATCCTTACTGATAATCAGCGGCGGAGCAGCACTCGGGGCTTGCACCCGTTGGGGGCTAAGCGAGCTACTTAATCCGCTGTTTTCTTTTCTTGCCTTTGGCACGCTTATCGCCAATTATCTTGGCTGTTTTTTAATCGGTATTTTGATCGCTTTACTTTGGCAATATCCGCAAGTTTCTAGCGAGTGGCGATTATTTTTGATCACTGGATTTTTAGGCAGCCTCACCACCTTTTCTTCTTTTTCCGCTGAAGTAGTGAATGATTTTTTAACGGAAAAATGGCTATCTGCGCTGGCAATTATTGTTTTGCATCTTGGCGGCAGTCTGCTGTTTACGCTGTTTGGCGTGCTGTTGTACCGTTATTGGAAATAA
- a CDS encoding N-acetylmannosamine-6-phosphate 2-epimerase — MSKLSHQDVLNQIRYGLIASCQPVDDGPMDKPEIVAAMAQASVQGGAAGLRIEGVENLKATRPVVDKPIIGIVKRDLPDSPVRITPFLQDIEDLAAAGADIIAVDGTLRTRPVSLESAVKKIKELGCLAMADCSNLEEGLYCQKLGFDIVGSTMSGYTGGEVPDEPDYQLVKDLKAAGCYVMAEGRYNTPELAKKAIEIGADVVTVGSALTRLEHIVSWFACAVKSAKS; from the coding sequence ATGTCAAAATTATCACATCAAGATGTGCTAAACCAGATTCGCTACGGGCTTATTGCCTCTTGCCAACCAGTTGATGACGGCCCTATGGATAAGCCTGAGATTGTGGCGGCAATGGCACAAGCCTCAGTGCAAGGAGGCGCGGCTGGATTGCGAATTGAAGGAGTCGAAAACTTAAAAGCCACGCGCCCTGTGGTGGATAAGCCGATTATTGGGATTGTAAAACGTGATTTGCCAGATAGCCCTGTGCGTATTACCCCGTTTTTGCAGGATATTGAAGATTTAGCAGCGGCTGGCGCAGACATTATTGCCGTAGACGGTACGCTGCGCACGCGTCCTGTATCCCTTGAAAGTGCGGTGAAAAAAATCAAAGAATTAGGCTGTTTGGCGATGGCCGATTGCTCGAATTTGGAAGAAGGGCTGTATTGCCAAAAACTCGGCTTTGATATTGTGGGCAGCACAATGTCGGGCTACACAGGCGGTGAAGTGCCTGATGAACCTGATTATCAGCTAGTAAAAGATCTCAAAGCCGCAGGCTGTTATGTGATGGCGGAAGGGCGTTACAACACCCCAGAACTGGCGAAAAAAGCCATTGAAATTGGCGCAGATGTGGTTACCGTGGGATCAGCACTCACTCGCTTAGAACATATTGTGAGCTGGTTTGCCTGTGCGGTGAAATCAGCAAAATCATAA
- the nanQ gene encoding N-acetylneuraminate anomerase: protein MILGDLTRDDFARGLPMVLAEICHQLRRMELTKLTVGRHDLTDQIYMNVMEFDTAPSDSKQAELHHKYIDVQLLISGNEVIEYGVNEPDLSTYNEYNEADDYQLTPDIPNKSAVFLTPKMFAVFFPYEPHKPGCVAGDTPEFIKKLVVKVPVELVS from the coding sequence ATGATTTTAGGCGATTTAACCCGTGATGATTTTGCCAGAGGTTTACCAATGGTGCTGGCAGAAATTTGTCATCAATTAAGAAGAATGGAGCTCACCAAATTAACCGTTGGCCGCCACGATCTCACCGATCAAATTTATATGAATGTGATGGAGTTTGACACCGCACCAAGCGACAGCAAACAAGCAGAACTTCACCATAAATACATTGATGTTCAACTGCTCATTAGCGGCAATGAAGTGATTGAATATGGCGTAAATGAGCCTGATCTCAGCACTTATAATGAATACAACGAAGCAGATGATTATCAACTTACGCCAGATATTCCAAACAAAAGTGCGGTGTTTTTAACGCCGAAAATGTTTGCCGTGTTTTTCCCTTATGAACCGCATAAACCTGGTTGTGTGGCAGGGGATACGCCAGAATTTATCAAAAAATTAGTGGTAAAAGTGCCAGTAGAATTAGTTAGTTAA
- the brnQ gene encoding branched-chain amino acid transport system II carrier protein produces MTKNTFIIGFMLFAIFFGAGNLIFPPKLGFETGTEFLPSISGFVLTGVGLPLLGIIVGAFYRGGYMAALRQIHPWFSVLFLVSISLAVGPFFAGPRTGAMSYEMVMIPFLKEADSLSQLLFTLAYFALTLWLSLNPSKMVERIGSILTPVLLLAIIALVVKAGLMLVGKTPLPMPAASHTYFFNGAINGYLTMDALASIAFSTMVLGAIKSSAVKAVSLQKQTIFAAMIAGVALAFIYISLGWVGNHLIISPDVLAQLHQNKQDLGTYILNHVTAMAFGELGRLVLNIIVSLACLTTAVGLCASISSYFAQQFPRFSYRTYALLFCLISFVIANLGLKEVIGLSLPVLMILYPITITVILLLLINLFLPMPILAHRLAIGLVTLVSILSVLGSGKMDFLEQLPLKPYSIEWLPFALVGLVAGYLLHWRKRQGILSIIQESKVK; encoded by the coding sequence ATGACAAAAAATACCTTTATTATTGGCTTTATGCTGTTTGCCATTTTTTTTGGGGCGGGGAATTTGATTTTTCCGCCTAAATTAGGCTTTGAAACAGGCACGGAATTTTTGCCGTCTATCTCAGGCTTTGTGCTAACTGGCGTGGGCTTGCCACTGCTTGGCATTATTGTTGGCGCGTTTTACCGCGGTGGTTATATGGCAGCGTTACGCCAAATTCACCCGTGGTTTTCTGTGTTATTTTTGGTGTCTATTTCCCTTGCGGTCGGGCCTTTTTTTGCTGGGCCGAGAACGGGGGCGATGTCTTATGAAATGGTGATGATCCCTTTTCTTAAAGAAGCAGATAGCCTTTCCCAACTGTTGTTCACGCTGGCTTATTTCGCACTTACTTTATGGCTGAGCCTAAATCCCTCCAAAATGGTGGAGCGTATAGGCTCTATTCTCACTCCGGTGTTATTGCTGGCGATTATTGCCTTAGTGGTCAAGGCAGGGCTAATGCTGGTGGGAAAAACGCCTTTGCCAATGCCAGCGGCAAGCCATACTTATTTCTTCAATGGGGCGATTAATGGCTATTTAACGATGGACGCATTGGCTTCCATCGCCTTTTCTACAATGGTGCTAGGGGCGATTAAATCCAGCGCAGTAAAAGCGGTTTCGTTACAAAAACAAACCATTTTTGCCGCAATGATCGCAGGGGTTGCCTTGGCATTTATTTATATTTCCCTTGGTTGGGTGGGCAATCATTTGATCATTTCCCCTGATGTGCTGGCGCAGTTACATCAAAATAAACAGGATCTTGGCACTTATATTTTAAACCACGTTACAGCAATGGCCTTTGGTGAGCTAGGGCGATTGGTGCTGAATATCATTGTGTCGCTGGCTTGTTTAACCACGGCGGTGGGGCTGTGTGCCTCGATCAGTAGCTATTTTGCACAACAATTCCCACGTTTTTCTTACCGCACTTACGCACTCCTATTTTGTTTGATTAGCTTTGTGATCGCCAATTTAGGGCTAAAAGAAGTGATCGGGCTTTCTTTGCCTGTGCTGATGATTTTATATCCCATCACCATTACGGTCATTTTGTTGTTATTAATTAATTTATTTTTGCCAATGCCGATTTTGGCTCATCGCTTAGCCATTGGTTTGGTAACCTTGGTGTCGATTTTATCCGTGTTGGGTTCAGGCAAAATGGATTTTCTCGAACAGCTTCCGCTTAAGCCTTATTCTATCGAATGGTTGCCTTTCGCCTTGGTGGGCTTGGTGGCAGGCTATTTACTGCACTGGCGTAAACGACAAGGGATTTTATCGATTATTCAAGAAAGCAAAGTAAAATAA